The following proteins come from a genomic window of Triticum aestivum cultivar Chinese Spring chromosome 6A, IWGSC CS RefSeq v2.1, whole genome shotgun sequence:
- the LOC123128016 gene encoding tobamovirus multiplication protein 3, translating into MAAAALLSAPAPVPLPAAFAGWWEHVNGSPAWQDGIFWALAALYGLIAASSFIQVARIQHRVPEYGWTTQKVFQFLNFLVNGARCSIFAFRRQVQLVNPQIFQHVILDLPGLAFFTTYAMLALFWAEISYQARGLDTDGLRSGFYTINGVVYAMQVLVWVLLWLNPNSSMLVLSKLFIAGLSFSAALGFLLYGGRLFLMLKRFPIESKGRQQKLSEVGRVAAICSCCFLARCVMMCFAAFNKDADLDVLDHPILNFIYYLLVEIVPSALVLYILRRIPSKLKLARYHPLSSG; encoded by the exons ATGGCGGCTGCGGCGCTGTTATCGGCTCCGGCGCCGGTGCCCCTGCCGGCGGCCTTCGCGGGGTGGTGGGAGCACGTGAACGGCTCGCCGGCGTGGCAGGACGGGATCTTCTGGGCCCTCGCCGCACTCTACGGCCtcatcgccgcctcctccttc ATCCAAGTTGCCAGAATACAGCACAGAGTTCCTGAATATGGATGGACAACACAAAAGGTCTTCCAGTTCCTTAATTTCTTGGTTAATGGAG CAAGGTGTTCCATCTTTGCTTTCCGTCGTCAAGTGCAACTAGTGAACCCTCAG ATCTTTCAGCATGTTATTCTTGATCTGCCGGGGCTTGCATTCTTCACTACCTATGCAATGTTGGCACTTTTCTGGGCTGAAATATCTTATCAAGCACGTGGTCTAGACACTGATGGCCTCAGATCAGGTTTCTATACTATTAACGGTGTCGTTTATGCGATGCAG GTTTTGGTGTGGGTATTGTTGTGGTTGAATCCAAATTCATCTATGCTTGTGCTTTCAAAGTTATTCATTGCGGGACTTTCATTTTCCGCTGCTCTGGGTTTTCTGCTGTACGGAGGGAG GCTATTCCTCATGTTGAAGCGTTTCCCTATCGAGTCTAAAGGGAGGCAACAAAAGCTGAGCGAGGTTGGCAGAGTGGCCGCTATTTGTTCCTGTTGCTTCTTGGCAAGATGCGTAATG ATGTGTTTCGCTGCCTTCAATAAAGATGCTGATCTGGATGTTCTTGACCATCCAATTCTGAATTTCATATATTACCTC CTTGTCGAAATCGTTCCTTCGGCTCTTGTCCTGTACATTCTGCGGAGGATCCCTTCGAAGCTAAAGCTCGCACGTTACCATCCCCTCAGCAGCGGCTAG
- the LOC123129656 gene encoding helicase sen1, with the protein MGSFTLPLIEETRADLYSALECIKHAPATEVKRIDELCSKQSIFSILVKKADPMNTNPGEVYALKDADILVFLDRKPRHISDLGRSKVPYVIASVLKAEDANGNAIVRLSGGKRDLVPPLVAVFLINMTTYNRIWNALDMHVAGLRNTSIIEKIVRYAPKEDSSELPLHLPDRSLGLEKFRLNRSQQMAVLDCVSAMEQQGTYPVRLIWGPPGTGKTKTISTLLWSMMVKNHRTLTCAPTNTAVVEVASRILSLIGESSAGGGNGCFLSDVVLFGNEDRMNVDQDLTKIFLEKRVRRLQKCLTPGSGWTSCLSSMVRILEEPLVQYASYVEHTERLIKELAKKEKEELAKKKAKNKGVEVKEDVAKKEADKKSIKIQSFKEYFTSSYKRIEDELRTCIETFSDDLPRSATSRQNFRCMTEVLHLLTEFGKQVQSEPEKQLQTLFRDTSDGKNSCLFQSLVSYAEDSVRSELKQARAQCVEKLNHLSNNFDLPGIFDKRSIEEFLLQKSKSVLCTASSSARLHYLQKAEPFDILVVDEAAQLKECESMIPLQIPGIRLAVLIGDEYQLPALVKSQVTRHCPWCFCWLFCPLIASSLLRCVQVCDEADFGRSLFERLSSLGHPKHLLNVQYRMHPGISKFPVSSFYGGQIDDGENVLRRDYERKHLTGPMYGSYSFINIEGGKESSGKHDKSLINTIEVAAVTRIVQRLFRESVETRRKLSVGVVSPYKGQVRAIQEKLGKTYEMHGGFSVKVRSVDGFQGAEEDIIIFSTVRSNSTGTVGFLNNVNRTNVALTRAKHCLWIVGNATTLVSSKTVWQKIVTDAKERGCFFDANDDQDLSGAIVKAVIELDEVESALSMEMGNLRIGGSRSGKSKTKYV; encoded by the exons ATGGGATCATTTACCCTACCACTGATTGAAGAAACTCGTGCCGATCTCTACTCTGCGCTGGAGTGTATCAAACACGCACCAGCCACTGAAGTGAAACGGATCGACGAGCTTTGTTCAAAGCAGTCCATCTTCAGCATCTTGGTCAAGAAGGCTGACCCTATGAACACAAACCCGGGGGAAGTATATGCCCTCAAGGATGCAGACATACTTGTGTTCTTGGATAGGAAGCCGAGGCACATCTCGGACCTGGGGCGCAGCAAGGTGCCCTATGTGATTGCCTCGGTGCTGAAAGCAGAGGACGCCAACGGCAATGCGATCGTGAGGCTGTCAGGCGGGAAACGGGACCTTGTGCCGCCCCTCGTCGCGGTGTTCCTGATCAACATGACAACGTACAATCGTATATGGAATGCACTGGACATGCATGTTGCTGGTCTCAGGAACACTAGCATCATTGAGAAGATTGTACGTTATGCTCCAAAG GAGGACAGTTCAGAACTACCTCTACATTTGCCAGACAGATCACTTGGCCTTGAAAAATTTAGGCTAAACAGGTCACAGCAGATGGCAGTACTTGACTGTGTTTCAGCAATGGAGCAGCAGGGTACATATCCGGTGCGTCTGATATGGGGGCCTCCCGGCACAGGGAAGACGAAGACGATCAGCACGCTCCTGTGGTCCATGATGGTCAAGAACCACAGAACGCTGACCTGTGCTCCGACCAACACTGCGGTGGTGGAGGTCGCGTCTCGGATCCTCAGCCTCATCGGAGAATCCTCCGCTGGCGGTGGAAATGGCTGCTTTCTGAGTGATGTTGTCCTGTTCGGAAATGAGGATAGGATGAACGTCGATCAGGACCTCACGAAGATTTTCTTGGAGAAGCGCGTTCGCCGTCTCCAGAAGTGCTTGACGCCAGGTTCGGGGTGGACCAGCTGCCTGAGCTCTATGGTACGAATTCTCGAGGAACCTTTGGTTCAGTATGCTTCCTACGTTGAGCACACTGAAAGGCTGATCAAGGAACTTGCCAAGAAAGAAAAAGAGGAACTTGCGAAGAAGAAGGCGAAGAACAAAGGGGTGGAGGTGAAGGAGGATGTTGCTAAGAAGGAAGCAGATAAGAAAAGCATAAAGATACAGTCGTTCAAAGAATATTTCACGAGTAGCTACAAACGAATCGAGGATGAGCTCCGCACCTGCATCGAGACTTTCAGCGACGATCTCCCAAGATCAGCCACATCTAGGCAGAATTTCCGTTGCATGACGGAGGTTCTGCACCTGCTTACAGAGTTTGGGAAACAAGTGCAGTCCGAGCCAGAGAAGCAGCTGCAGACGCTGTTCAGAGACACGTCGGACGGGAAGAACAGCTGCCTGTTTCAGAGTCTGGTGTCATACGCGGAAGACAGCGTGCGCTCAGAACTTAAGCAAGCGAGAGCCCAGTGCGTCGAGAAGCTGAATCACCTGTCCAACAACTTCGACCTCCCGGGCATTTTCGACAAGCGGTCCATCGAGGAGTTCTTGCTGCAGAAGAGCAAGAGCGTGCTCTGCACCGCGTCCAGCTCCGCCCGCCTGCACTACCTGCAGAAGGCCGAGCCGTTCGACATCCTCGTcgtcgacgaggccgcgcagctcAAGGAGTGCGAGTCGATGATACCTCTGCAGATTCCTGGGATCCGGCTCGCCGTTCTCATCGGCGATGAGTACCAGCTTCCGGCGCTCGTGAAGAGCCAGGTGACACGGCATTGTCCTTGGTGCTTTTGTTGGTTGTTTTGCCCGTTGATCGCTAGCTCACTCTTGCGTTGCGTGCAGGTGTGTGATGAAGCCGACTTCGGGAGGAGCCTGTTCGAGAGGCTGAGTTCGCTGGGGCACCCCAAGCACCTTCTTAACGTGCAGTACAGGATGCACCCGGGGATAAGCAAGTTCCCGGTCTCGAGCTTCTACGGCGGCCAGATCGACGACGGCGAGAACGTCCTGCGCAGGGACTACGAGCGCAAGCACCTGACCGGCCCGATGTACGGGTCCTACTCCTTCATCAACATCGAAGGCGGAAAGGAGAGCTCCGGCAAGCACGACAAGAGCCTCATCAACACCATCGAGGTCGCCGCCGTGACCCGGATCGTGCAGAGGCTCTTCAGAG AGTCGGTGGAGACGAGGAGGAAGCTTAGCGTGGGCGTGGTGTCGCCGTACAAGGGCCAGGTCCGCGCCATCCAGGAGAAGCTGGGCAAGACGTACGAGATGCACGGCGGGTTCTCGGTGAAGGTCCGGTCGGTGGACGGGTTCCAGGGCGCCGAGGAGGACATCATCATCTTCTCCACCGTGCGGAGCAACAGCACCGGCACCGTCGGCTTCCTCAACAACGTGAACCGCACCAACGTCGCGCTCACACGGGCCAA GCACTGTCTGTGGATCGTAGGGAACGCGACCACATTGGTGAGCAGCAAGACGGTGTGGCAGAAGATAGTGACTGACGCCAAGGAGAGGGGCTGCTTCTTCGACGCCAACGACGACCAGGACCTCTCGGGCGCGATCGTCAAGGCCGTCATCGAGCTCGACGAAGTGGAGAGCGCGCTGAGCATGGAGATGGGCAACCTCCGCATCGGCGGGTCACGGTCCGGG AAATCCAAGACAAAGTACGTGTGA
- the LOC123128018 gene encoding uncharacterized protein, with protein MAFLAGAASIRSPFALVSSSRRRYDLPTAVKATTNSNSVPRHPIISSLRLAASAAVLLAATSPAIACTPPPPPPPAPTVTVSPEDAIQDDSHLFEKLIIETAALSHVSGAEAARARLSAAGGGEDYARLLAAQTLFVDGKADEAIAAFEELAREDPGDYRPLFCQYVLYSVLGRAAESESMLERCQAIAGDKFSANLTMPISATKEVEAAAEAEAEPVTEKTETEAEGEKL; from the coding sequence atggCCTTCCTCGCCGGCGCAGCCTCCATCCGCAGCCCCTTCGCCCTCGTCTCCTCCTCCCGGCGCCGGTACGATCTACCCACGGCCGTGAAGGCCACCACCAATTCGAATTCGGTTCCCCGCCACCCCATCATCTCCTccctccgcctcgccgcctccgccgcggtcCTCCTCGCGGCCACCTCCCCGGCCATCGCGTGCACGCCGCCCCCGCCTCCGCCCCCCGCGCCCACCGTCACGGTCTCGCCCGAGGACGCCATCCAGGACGACTCCCACCTCTTCGAGAAGCTCATCATCGAGACCGCCGCCCTCTCCCATGTCAGCGGCGCGGAGGCCGCGCGGGcccgcctctccgccgccggagGCGGCGAGGACTATGCTCGGCTCCTCGCAGCGCAGACGCTCTTCGTGGACGGCAAGGCCGACGAGGCGATCGCCGCCTTCGAGGAGCTCGCGCGGGAGGACCCCGGCGACTACCGCCCCCTGTTCTGCCAGTACGTTCTGTACTCTGTTCTGGGCAGGGCGGCGGAGTCGGAGTCGATGCTCGAGCGCTGCCAGGCGATCGCCGGCGACAAATTCAGCGCCAATTTGACAATGCCGATCTCGGCGACCAAGGAGGTGGAAGCAGCAGCAGAGGCAGAGGCTGAGCCCGTGACAGAGAAGACGGAAACAGAGGCGGAGGGGGAGAAACTGTGA
- the LOC123128017 gene encoding probable methyltransferase At1g29790 encodes MDHDMSRKPRDQQHKSCRSRALVLLIAVATNTAIFLLFSDTSSAIGIRSGEHGFFWKSTKLSFRDINITEYALAASRDELLHLHDRLATASSLVVTLLGINDTSSDMAAARDEQKHAGADGLWQPELTGELRLAVGPHKLPLGFTKNLGSDQLFPAVGQACRRFPDELERYMNYKPGGECPSDEQFSQRLMLKGCEPLPRRRCRTRSPAGYAEPTPLPASLWSMPPDTSIMWDAYTCKNYSCLANRSKTKGFYDCKDCFDLLNGREKGRWTRDDGALSYSIDAVLATKPNGTVRIGLDIGGGSGTFAARMQERGVTVVTTSMNFDGPFNSFIASRGLVPMHLSIANRLPFFDGTLDIVHSMHVLSHWIPDVMLEFALFDIYRVLRPGGLFWLDHFFCLGTQMNTTYVPMFNQIGFNKVRWNARRKLDRGIKMNEWYLSALLEKPTT; translated from the coding sequence ATGGACCATGACATGTCCAGGAAGCCTCGAGATCAGCAGCACAAGAGCTGCAGGTCCAGGGCCCTGGTTCTACTTATCGCCGTCGCCACCAACACcgccatcttcctcctcttctccgacACCAGCTCCGCAATCGGCATTCGCTCCGGTGAGCACGGCTTCTTCTGGAAGTCGACTAAGCTGTCATTCCGCGACATCAACATCACGGAGTATGCGCTGGCCGCTAGCCGCGACGAGCTCCTGCACCTGCACGATCGCCTCGCCACGGCAAGCTCCCTTGTCGTGACGCTCCTGGGCATAAACGACACTTCCAGCGACATGGCAGCCGCCAGGGACGAGCAGAAGCATGCGGGAGCCGACGGACTGTGGCagccggagctcaccggagagcTCCGGCTGGCCGTCGGCCCCCACAAACTGCCATTAGGCTTCACGAAGAACCTGGGGTCCGATCAGCTGTTCCCGGCGGTGGGGCAAGCGTGCCGCCGTTTCCCGGACGAGCTGGAGCGATATATGAACTACAAGCCCGGCGGCGAGTGTCCGTCTGACGAGCAGTTCTCACAGCGGCTCATGCTCAAGGGCTGTGAGCCACTGCCACGGCGGCGGTGCCGGACACGCAGCCCGGCAGGGTACGCCGAGCCCACACCACTGCCGGCGAGCCTGTGGTCCATGCCGCCGGACACCAGCATCATGTGGGACGCGTACACGTGCAAGAACTACTCCTGCCTTGCTAATCGCAGCAAGACCAAGGGATTCTACGACTGCAAAGACTGCTTCGACCTGCTCAACGGCCGGGAGAAGGGCCGGTGGACGCGCGACGACGGTGCACTCTCATACTCCATCGATGCCGTGCTTGCAACGAAGCCAAACGGCACAGTGCGCATCGGGCTTGACATTGGCGGCGGGTCAGGCACATTCGCTGCACGGATGCAGGAGCGTGGGGTGACCGTGGTGACCACGTCCATGAACTTCGATGGCCCATTCAATAGCTTCATAGCTTCACGGGGTCTTGTCCCCATGCACCTCAGCATCGCGAACCGGCTACCGTTCTTCGACGGCACACTCGACATCGTGCACTCGATGCATGTGCTCAGCCACTGGATCCCTGATGTGATGCTCGAGTTCGCGTTGTTCGACATCTACAGAGTGCTGAGGCCTGGAGGATTGTTCTGGCTCGACCACTTCTTCTGCCTCGGCACACAGATGAACACGACGTATGTGCCCATGTTCAATCAAATCGGTTTCAACAAGGTGCGGTGGAATGCGAGACGGAAGCTGGACCGAGGGATCAAGATGAACGAATGGTACCTTTCAGCGCTGCTCGAAAAGCCCACCACCTAA